Proteins from a genomic interval of uncultured Desulfuromusa sp.:
- a CDS encoding P-loop NTPase fold protein, which produces MSIDILESQIARFLASEAPEVMSIKGAWGVGKTYAWNKYLVNAKNQKKIALKKYSYVSLFGINSLDDLKFSIFENMVDEQLFGRRPTIESFKNNTEHLLRSLGKKTLPIISSNASIDHYHSIISSLSFLSLEKTIICIDDFERKGNSIDAQDILGLITQLKEQKKCKVILILNDESLSEGSSIDYVRLREKVIDTELRFAPTAEDCVAIALSGGKVADLLGNNIIKLGINNIRIIKKIEKLAALLLPHLKNYEDQVLYQALRTISLLTWCYYGQSGDTPDYNFVVSRNSAFGDLDDEIMLSTQQQVWCAVLRGYDNYSVDEFDLQIARLVENGYVHENSLREEAKLLNEKILAARSEDSFQEAWRKFNGSFDDNDQEVISCLSDSFKHNAKYISPVNLDGTVRLLRYLGKDKLATKIIDLYLEKRKTESELFNLEGSALPGKIKDHEVIEKFKKKYASLSVKRSLQDICDQILAGDSCSDEEEVHMSQATVQEYIGLFKSQKGQKLSQYVDLCLKFRRLGGTTEQQDLISEKSSEALKIIGRESKLNASRVKRFGIKVE; this is translated from the coding sequence ATGTCAATTGATATTTTAGAGAGTCAGATTGCCCGTTTTCTTGCAAGTGAAGCTCCGGAAGTGATGTCGATTAAAGGAGCATGGGGGGTTGGTAAGACCTACGCCTGGAATAAATATTTAGTCAATGCAAAAAACCAGAAAAAGATCGCGCTTAAAAAGTATTCTTATGTGTCCCTTTTTGGGATCAACTCTCTCGACGATTTAAAGTTTTCCATTTTTGAAAATATGGTAGACGAACAACTCTTTGGTCGCAGACCGACGATTGAGAGCTTCAAAAATAATACTGAACATTTGCTCAGGTCTCTGGGGAAAAAAACACTGCCGATTATTTCCTCGAATGCATCAATCGATCATTACCATTCCATTATCAGTTCACTGTCCTTTCTTTCTTTAGAAAAAACCATTATCTGCATTGATGACTTTGAACGAAAGGGAAACAGTATTGATGCTCAGGATATTTTAGGTTTGATCACCCAGCTCAAGGAACAGAAGAAGTGTAAAGTCATCCTGATTCTCAATGATGAGAGCTTAAGCGAAGGATCATCTATTGATTATGTCAGGCTTCGGGAAAAAGTCATTGATACCGAGTTGAGGTTTGCTCCAACAGCTGAAGATTGTGTCGCTATTGCTCTGAGTGGTGGCAAGGTTGCTGATTTGCTGGGGAACAATATTATTAAACTCGGCATTAACAATATTCGTATTATCAAAAAAATTGAAAAACTGGCTGCATTGTTGCTCCCGCATCTGAAGAATTACGAGGATCAGGTTCTTTATCAGGCATTACGCACTATTAGTCTGTTGACCTGGTGCTACTATGGGCAGTCGGGTGATACTCCTGATTATAATTTTGTCGTCAGTCGCAACAGTGCCTTCGGTGATCTTGATGACGAGATCATGCTTTCAACCCAGCAGCAGGTGTGGTGTGCAGTGCTGAGAGGTTATGATAATTATTCCGTTGACGAGTTTGATCTGCAGATCGCCAGGCTGGTTGAAAATGGTTATGTTCATGAAAACAGCTTACGTGAAGAGGCGAAGTTGCTTAACGAGAAGATCCTGGCTGCTCGCTCGGAAGATTCATTTCAAGAGGCGTGGCGGAAATTTAACGGATCGTTTGACGATAATGATCAGGAAGTAATTAGCTGTTTATCTGACAGCTTTAAGCATAATGCAAAATATATCAGCCCAGTTAATCTTGATGGTACCGTGCGTTTACTTCGGTATCTTGGCAAGGATAAGTTAGCGACCAAGATTATCGATTTATATCTTGAAAAAAGGAAAACAGAGTCTGAGCTTTTCAATCTGGAGGGCTCCGCATTGCCCGGAAAAATAAAGGATCACGAAGTTATAGAAAAATTCAAGAAAAAGTATGCTTCACTGAGCGTAAAGCGCTCCCTTCAGGACATTTGTGATCAAATTCTTGCGGGGGACAGTTGCAGTGACGAAGAAGAGGTCCATATGTCACAGGCCACGGTTCAAGAATATATCGGATTATTCAAGTCACAGAAGGGGCAGAAGTTGTCCCAATACGTTGATCTTTGCTTAAAGTTCCGTCGTTTGGGGGGAACCACCGAGCAGCAGGATCTCATTTCAGAAAAATCTTCTGAAGCGCTGAAAATTATCGGCAGAGAGAGCAAGTTGAATGCAAGCCGGGTTAAACGGTTTGGCATAAAGGTCGAATGA
- a CDS encoding uracil-DNA glycosylase produces MPEQFVASLGCYEGAAVFNPWKDVDSQHDQSEQGPEIRRRQLLHYLQERIGIADTLLCAEAIGYQGGHFSGIPMTSERLLLGGLQHKNIHPEMVFKNISPQRTSRVDLKPHGFTEPTATIVWGFLVDHEIDTRRVVLWNAFPWHPYHLDKGLLSNRTPTDAELAVGHQMLNQLLEQGQFKQTVAIGEKSALQLQQLGIAAVKVRHPANGGAGKFRAQMSDLLLK; encoded by the coding sequence ATGCCTGAACAGTTTGTGGCTTCACTCGGCTGCTATGAGGGCGCTGCGGTATTTAATCCCTGGAAGGATGTTGATTCTCAGCATGATCAAAGTGAACAGGGGCCGGAGATTCGCCGCCGACAGCTTCTCCACTATTTGCAGGAGCGGATTGGAATCGCCGACACCCTTCTTTGCGCTGAAGCGATCGGTTATCAGGGAGGCCATTTCAGTGGTATCCCGATGACATCTGAGCGGCTTCTTCTGGGGGGATTGCAGCATAAAAATATCCATCCGGAAATGGTTTTTAAAAATATATCTCCGCAACGCACCAGCCGTGTTGATTTAAAGCCGCATGGATTTACTGAACCCACAGCAACAATTGTCTGGGGCTTTTTGGTTGATCATGAGATTGATACGCGTCGGGTGGTTTTGTGGAATGCCTTTCCATGGCATCCTTATCACCTTGATAAAGGGCTACTCAGCAATCGAACCCCCACGGACGCAGAACTGGCGGTGGGTCATCAGATGCTGAACCAATTGCTGGAGCAAGGGCAATTCAAACAAACTGTCGCCATTGGTGAAAAGTCAGCGTTGCAGCTGCAGCAATTGGGAATTGCCGCCGTCAAGGTTCGGCATCCTGCCAATGGTGGCGCTGGAAAGTTTCGAGCGCAGATGTCTGACCTGTTGCTGAAGTGA
- a CDS encoding DUF2288 domain-containing protein, producing MSGMAESLRRDLADVNWRELRIHLQRDAIIVVADELDLIAVGVAVAEDDKKSVESWIAANQLGKPNEQQLESWEQEPDKSFQMLIVQPFILIQSVSHA from the coding sequence ATGTCTGGAATGGCTGAAAGTTTGAGGCGTGACCTTGCGGATGTGAACTGGCGTGAATTAAGAATTCATCTGCAGCGGGATGCTATTATTGTTGTTGCTGATGAGCTGGATCTGATAGCTGTCGGGGTTGCGGTTGCTGAAGATGATAAAAAGTCGGTTGAAAGCTGGATTGCCGCGAATCAATTGGGAAAACCGAACGAGCAGCAACTGGAAAGCTGGGAACAAGAACCTGACAAGTCATTTCAAATGCTGATTGTCCAACCCTTTATCCTGATTCAAAGTGTCAGCCATGCCTGA
- a CDS encoding FapA family protein — protein sequence MGSATSQKSVGIGIKLIAEYVTDAYDLKLEAHDNQLECRASITVHDTANSIPPVELISLLRKNDIARSVDLEQVAIFCTEAAQGENPQNFVLASGMRPVKGEDGWFELIVSTGDEESPLPVDEKGRVDFKAVQSFSNVEQDQQIGEIHPPTQGLAGETITGVPLPAKAGEPSKLIAGEGVVISPEGTHVIATKPGRAVLDKNKISVLDEFLISGDVDLSVGHITFNGFVVVKGDVLDDFNITATKGITITGAVGMCQIKSEGPVTIGTMAGQGSGSIRCGGDLKASYLNHVTVECQGNISISREVRNSVLKATGRIEVPKGLITGGRAVALEGIEVKILGARAGVKTYVTSGVYFPEEDRLEYLKTQLKSTGKQTTAIKDTLSLLEKNPLKNSRKALQEAIELRAEILKKRFSKLDSEHKNISTELDSFKKAEHPTANPKINILDVAKEGVVVALGQAITTIQEEISGPTSIVEDSPLGEIRIMTYSPLTIPADETDEKT from the coding sequence ATGGGTTCTGCAACCTCCCAAAAAAGTGTCGGTATCGGTATTAAATTAATTGCCGAATATGTTACAGACGCTTACGATTTGAAGCTGGAAGCACATGATAATCAATTAGAATGCCGCGCAAGCATCACGGTTCATGATACCGCCAACAGCATCCCCCCGGTAGAGTTAATCAGCCTGTTGAGAAAAAATGATATTGCCCGCTCCGTTGATCTGGAGCAAGTTGCCATCTTTTGTACTGAAGCGGCACAGGGGGAAAATCCACAAAACTTCGTTCTCGCAAGTGGAATGAGGCCGGTCAAGGGTGAAGACGGTTGGTTTGAACTCATTGTCTCAACAGGAGATGAAGAGAGCCCTCTCCCTGTTGATGAAAAAGGACGGGTTGATTTCAAGGCGGTTCAAAGCTTCTCCAATGTCGAACAGGATCAGCAGATAGGAGAAATCCACCCACCAACACAAGGGCTCGCTGGCGAAACGATTACCGGGGTCCCTCTCCCGGCAAAAGCGGGAGAACCCAGTAAACTGATCGCCGGTGAAGGTGTTGTGATCAGCCCTGAAGGAACCCACGTCATTGCAACCAAACCTGGTCGAGCCGTTCTGGATAAAAATAAAATATCCGTTCTTGATGAATTTCTCATTTCCGGTGATGTCGATCTCTCTGTGGGGCATATCACTTTTAATGGGTTTGTCGTCGTCAAAGGTGATGTCCTTGATGACTTCAACATCACTGCGACCAAAGGGATCACCATCACGGGTGCTGTCGGAATGTGTCAGATTAAATCAGAAGGGCCTGTGACCATTGGCACCATGGCCGGACAGGGATCGGGTTCAATCCGTTGTGGAGGGGATCTGAAAGCCAGCTATCTCAATCATGTCACCGTTGAATGCCAAGGGAATATTTCCATTTCCCGTGAAGTCAGAAATTCGGTATTGAAGGCAACCGGCCGCATTGAAGTCCCTAAAGGATTGATTACAGGTGGTCGGGCAGTTGCTTTAGAGGGAATTGAAGTTAAAATTCTCGGTGCCAGAGCCGGAGTCAAAACCTACGTCACCTCAGGGGTTTATTTTCCAGAAGAGGACCGGCTGGAATATCTGAAAACACAACTGAAAAGCACAGGAAAGCAAACCACGGCCATAAAAGACACATTATCTCTTTTAGAAAAAAACCCCCTGAAAAATTCACGTAAAGCCCTTCAGGAGGCCATTGAACTCCGTGCTGAAATCTTAAAAAAACGCTTTTCCAAGCTGGATAGCGAACACAAAAATATCTCAACGGAATTGGATAGCTTCAAAAAAGCCGAGCATCCAACAGCAAATCCCAAAATTAATATTCTAGATGTAGCGAAAGAAGGGGTTGTCGTGGCATTAGGGCAGGCAATAACAACAATACAAGAAGAGATTTCCGGCCCCACATCAATCGTTGAAGATTCCCCTCTGGGCGAAATCCGAATTATGACCTATTCACCCCTGACCATTCCGGCCGATGAGACCGATGAAAAAACTTGA
- the hemG gene encoding protoporphyrinogen oxidase gives MTRIAVIGAGISGLATAYAIEQQAKQAEFEVETLVIEKEPRTGGKILSIQEGGFLCEWGPNGFLDNKPMTLDLCRQLQIDQQLLRSDDNARKRFIYSDKILHQMPENGPAFLKSKLISWPGKFRLAAEMVIPKKVNGGDETLADFGRRRLGEEALNKLISPMVSGIFAGDPETMSLKSCFPRIHELEQEYGGLIKAMLRLAKKKRAEVKAGKAVASAAGPGGVLTSFRGGIQELTDGVANALSGRVLTGNGVVRIVQKQGGFSLTLEDGQQHDVDLVVTAAPAYAVADMLDEWNTESSKLLRQIPYATMNVICFGYQRDRISFDLNGFGYLIPKAEGCHTLGTLWDSSIFSNRAPEGQVLLRSMMGGATNAAAIDLSEDEVKSRTMNDLKQIMGISCEPDFVKIFRHRHAIPQYTSGHAQRLSELNASLMDAPDLILTGNAFYGVGLNDCVNAANKAAEKVIGRLQERAK, from the coding sequence ATGACCCGTATCGCTGTTATTGGAGCTGGAATTTCCGGCCTTGCCACCGCTTATGCGATTGAGCAACAGGCAAAACAAGCTGAATTTGAGGTTGAAACTCTGGTTATCGAAAAAGAACCGCGTACCGGAGGAAAGATTCTTTCGATACAGGAAGGTGGTTTTCTTTGTGAGTGGGGGCCAAACGGATTTCTTGATAATAAACCAATGACTCTGGATCTGTGTCGGCAGCTGCAGATAGATCAACAGCTATTACGATCTGATGATAATGCCCGCAAAAGATTTATCTATTCAGACAAAATTTTGCATCAGATGCCTGAAAATGGACCCGCCTTCCTTAAATCAAAATTGATTTCCTGGCCGGGTAAATTCCGTCTGGCCGCTGAAATGGTGATCCCTAAAAAGGTGAATGGCGGGGATGAAACCCTTGCTGATTTTGGACGACGGCGCCTGGGGGAAGAAGCTCTCAATAAACTTATTTCACCGATGGTTTCAGGAATTTTTGCCGGCGATCCTGAAACGATGAGCTTGAAAAGTTGTTTTCCGCGTATTCATGAGCTGGAACAGGAGTATGGCGGCCTGATCAAAGCGATGCTTCGGTTAGCCAAGAAGAAACGTGCCGAGGTGAAAGCTGGAAAAGCTGTTGCAAGCGCTGCAGGTCCAGGTGGTGTGTTGACGTCTTTTCGTGGGGGGATCCAGGAACTGACTGATGGGGTTGCCAATGCTTTGTCGGGCAGGGTTCTGACCGGGAACGGAGTTGTCCGGATTGTGCAGAAACAGGGCGGTTTTTCTCTGACTCTGGAGGATGGACAGCAGCATGATGTGGATCTGGTTGTGACCGCTGCACCGGCATATGCCGTGGCCGATATGCTGGATGAATGGAATACTGAAAGTTCCAAACTTCTTCGACAGATTCCCTATGCGACGATGAATGTGATCTGTTTTGGTTATCAGCGGGACAGAATTTCGTTTGATCTGAACGGTTTTGGCTATCTGATTCCAAAAGCCGAGGGATGCCATACTCTTGGGACTCTTTGGGATTCCAGTATTTTTTCCAATCGTGCCCCGGAAGGTCAGGTGTTGCTACGCTCAATGATGGGTGGTGCAACGAATGCTGCTGCGATTGACCTCTCTGAGGATGAGGTGAAATCCCGAACGATGAATGACCTGAAACAGATTATGGGCATAAGTTGCGAACCAGATTTTGTGAAGATTTTCCGCCATCGCCATGCCATACCACAATATACCAGTGGTCATGCGCAGCGACTATCGGAGTTGAATGCCTCGTTGATGGATGCACCTGATTTAATTCTGACTGGAAATGCTTTTTACGGGGTAGGGCTGAACGACTGTGTTAATGCTGCCAATAAGGCCGCTGAAAAGGTCATCGGCCGTTTGCAGGAGAGAGCAAAATAG
- a CDS encoding DnaJ C-terminal domain-containing protein, with protein MSKEDYYSVLGVNRTDDAATIKKAYRKLAQKYHPDKNQGDTKAEERFKKITEAYAVLSDKEKRQQYDQYGDAGFHQRFSQEDIFRNMNMGDIFGSFGGGRGGEDIFSQLFGGGGVRGNRAPAKGQDYSMQISIPFRLAVQGGERRIDYHNDGKVEQIKVRIPAGIEKGSRLRVSGKGGPNPAGGPPGDLYLQVDIEPDPIFIRDGRDLLVKAEIPYSGICLGTSIEVPTLDTPKRVKVPAGMQPGQKIRLRGYGVAASGKRPAGDLYAVIEVVVPNRLTPEQKKLLEQLKAADL; from the coding sequence ATGTCTAAAGAAGACTATTATTCCGTCCTCGGTGTCAACCGAACAGACGATGCAGCCACAATAAAAAAAGCTTATCGCAAACTTGCCCAAAAATACCACCCTGATAAAAATCAGGGAGATACTAAAGCGGAAGAGCGATTCAAAAAAATTACTGAAGCCTATGCGGTTCTATCCGATAAAGAGAAACGTCAACAATACGATCAGTATGGTGACGCAGGGTTCCACCAGCGCTTTAGCCAGGAAGATATTTTTCGCAATATGAATATGGGAGATATTTTCGGAAGTTTTGGCGGTGGCCGCGGAGGTGAGGATATCTTCAGTCAGCTGTTTGGTGGCGGAGGAGTTCGCGGCAACAGAGCTCCGGCCAAAGGGCAGGATTATTCAATGCAGATCAGTATTCCCTTCCGACTGGCAGTCCAGGGCGGGGAAAGGCGGATCGATTATCACAATGATGGGAAAGTCGAACAAATCAAGGTTCGAATCCCGGCAGGAATCGAAAAGGGAAGCAGATTACGCGTATCAGGAAAGGGGGGGCCAAACCCGGCGGGTGGCCCACCCGGCGACCTCTACCTCCAGGTTGATATTGAACCTGATCCCATTTTTATCCGGGACGGGCGCGATCTCCTGGTCAAAGCAGAGATTCCATACAGCGGCATATGCCTGGGAACATCGATCGAGGTTCCGACTCTTGACACCCCGAAACGGGTCAAAGTCCCTGCAGGAATGCAGCCCGGACAAAAAATCAGATTGCGGGGATATGGCGTAGCAGCATCGGGAAAAAGACCGGCAGGTGATCTTTATGCAGTCATCGAAGTTGTCGTCCCCAATCGCTTAACTCCGGAACAGAAAAAATTACTTGAACAGCTTAAAGCTGCTGATCTCTAG
- a CDS encoding cytochrome c biogenesis protein ResB encodes MAETKKSFTESLWDFLCSLKLAIVLVLLLALTSIIGTIILQNGSPADYIREYGQANYKLFQKLQFIDMYHSTWFIGILALFSINLICCSIKNFPRVWRFVREPTLVAGPGIFKGSANRAEFSCKGSKQQVAEQISAVLKQEFSKTTQTEKDEKLYLFAQKGIYSRFGAYITHVSILVIMAGAVIGNFWGYKAYVNIVEGTSVDQVRTRNGVPIDLGFTVRCDDFDVSYYPNSNRPKDYNSDLVILENGKEVLHKRIEVNDPLTYKGIKFYQSSYGAAGNGFFKIKATEAATGKVFELEAPQGKHVQLANGYSFAVTNFTENDRNFGPAIQLHVNSPDGKHGAPFVVWQNHPQLDKKRGGVFSFSLLGYDQPFFTGLQVAKDPGVNIVWAGCFLIVFGSLTAFFFSHKRIWVCLEDDGKKTKVKMAGNAHRNQPGFALAFDELQQKVETAAKNTSPQKEG; translated from the coding sequence TTGGCTGAAACAAAAAAATCTTTTACAGAAAGTCTTTGGGATTTTCTCTGCTCCCTGAAACTTGCAATAGTCCTGGTGCTGTTGCTGGCCCTGACTTCCATTATTGGAACAATTATCCTGCAGAATGGTTCACCTGCTGACTATATTCGCGAGTATGGTCAGGCAAATTATAAATTGTTTCAAAAACTGCAGTTTATTGATATGTACCATTCTACCTGGTTTATCGGGATCCTGGCCCTCTTCAGCATCAATTTGATTTGCTGTTCCATAAAAAACTTTCCCCGGGTTTGGAGATTTGTCAGGGAACCGACTCTGGTTGCCGGCCCCGGAATTTTCAAAGGTTCGGCAAATCGAGCAGAATTTAGCTGTAAAGGTTCAAAGCAGCAAGTTGCCGAACAAATATCAGCCGTACTCAAGCAGGAATTCTCTAAGACCACCCAGACTGAGAAGGATGAAAAACTCTACCTGTTTGCGCAGAAAGGGATCTATTCCAGATTTGGGGCTTATATCACCCATGTGTCAATCCTGGTTATCATGGCCGGAGCAGTGATTGGAAATTTCTGGGGCTACAAGGCTTACGTCAACATTGTTGAAGGGACTTCGGTCGATCAGGTCCGGACCCGCAACGGTGTCCCTATCGACCTTGGTTTTACCGTACGTTGTGACGACTTTGACGTCAGCTATTACCCGAACAGCAACCGTCCCAAAGACTACAATAGTGATTTGGTCATCCTTGAAAACGGCAAGGAAGTCCTCCATAAACGCATTGAAGTCAACGATCCACTGACATACAAAGGGATAAAATTTTATCAATCCAGTTACGGTGCCGCCGGCAATGGTTTCTTTAAAATCAAAGCAACTGAAGCTGCAACCGGCAAAGTCTTCGAACTTGAAGCGCCTCAAGGCAAACATGTTCAACTGGCAAACGGCTACTCTTTTGCGGTGACCAATTTCACCGAAAATGATCGTAATTTTGGGCCGGCAATTCAGCTCCACGTCAATTCACCTGACGGCAAGCATGGAGCACCTTTTGTTGTCTGGCAAAATCACCCCCAACTTGACAAAAAACGTGGCGGTGTTTTCAGCTTTTCACTTCTCGGTTACGACCAGCCCTTTTTTACGGGTTTACAAGTTGCCAAAGATCCAGGTGTCAATATCGTCTGGGCTGGTTGTTTCCTGATCGTTTTTGGTTCTCTGACCGCCTTTTTCTTCTCTCATAAACGGATATGGGTCTGCCTGGAAGATGATGGTAAAAAAACCAAAGTGAAGATGGCCGGGAACGCTCACCGCAATCAGCCGGGTTTTGCTCTGGCCTTCGATGAACTGCAGCAAAAAGTTGAAACAGCTGCCAAAAATACATCCCCACAGAAGGAGGGATAA
- the ccsB gene encoding c-type cytochrome biogenesis protein CcsB — MDSGQLFNLTTIAYFAAMVLFFAYIATKNKTVALIATLASLAGFLIQTAALGLRWYESYQILGVDGRAPLTNLYESVVFFAWSILLIYLLMDWKYKQRTIGAFVLPIALFSMLWAQMSLHSAIDPLVPALQSNWLTYHVITCFLGYAGFAVAFGVSVMYLLKIGKEEKHQGDGPMGGILGMFPPTKVLDDMNYKAIMVGFPLLTLGIVTGAAWAYYAWGTYWSWDPKETWSLIVWFLYAAFLHARFTRGWVGRRAAWLSVIGFAATLFCYLGVNLVLSGLHSYGSG; from the coding sequence ATGGATAGCGGACAATTATTTAATTTAACCACCATTGCCTATTTTGCAGCAATGGTTCTGTTCTTTGCTTACATTGCGACAAAGAATAAGACTGTCGCTCTTATTGCAACTCTGGCTTCCCTCGCCGGATTTCTCATCCAGACAGCAGCTCTGGGTCTGCGCTGGTATGAATCATACCAGATCCTAGGTGTTGATGGTCGCGCCCCCTTGACCAACCTGTACGAATCCGTCGTGTTTTTTGCCTGGTCAATCCTGCTCATTTACCTGCTGATGGATTGGAAATACAAACAGCGTACAATTGGTGCTTTTGTCCTCCCAATAGCCCTGTTCAGTATGCTCTGGGCGCAAATGAGCCTGCATTCTGCTATTGATCCGCTGGTTCCTGCCCTGCAAAGTAACTGGTTAACCTACCATGTCATCACCTGTTTCCTTGGTTACGCCGGATTTGCTGTTGCTTTCGGAGTTTCTGTTATGTACCTGCTCAAAATCGGTAAAGAAGAAAAGCATCAGGGAGACGGACCAATGGGAGGAATCCTTGGAATGTTTCCGCCCACCAAGGTTCTGGATGACATGAACTACAAGGCCATCATGGTCGGTTTTCCGCTATTGACTCTGGGGATTGTCACCGGTGCTGCCTGGGCCTATTATGCCTGGGGAACTTACTGGAGCTGGGACCCCAAAGAAACCTGGAGTCTGATCGTCTGGTTCCTTTACGCTGCGTTCCTCCATGCACGCTTTACCCGCGGCTGGGTTGGTCGTCGTGCAGCCTGGCTATCGGTTATCGGCTTTGCTGCCACTCTGTTCTGTTATCTTGGCGTTAACCTTGTTCTTTCGGGATTGCATTCCTACGGAAGCGGCTGA
- a CDS encoding ArsB/NhaD family transporter — MFWTATAIFLVAYALIISEKIHKTKVALFGAALTLITKVLLQHEAFNDMDLGVDWNVIFLLISMMVIINIMTKTGVFQYVAIKCAKVAKGEPFRIMILFAIITAVGSAFLDNVTTVLLLVPVTLLIAEQLEINPIPYLITEALASNIGGTATLIGDPPNIMIASKAGLSFMDFIYHLTPAIIIIFLFWMLAWKVLFGKRLHVRDDLKKRVMSLQEREQITNPVLLKKSLFVLSLTIFGFMLHGVFHYEPATVALMGATTLLLISGEEPQSILAEVEWPTIFFFIGLFIIIGGIVKVGLVADMSRAMIAVTNPQPDNMTMLAMVMLWFSAICSAIVDNIPFVATMNPLLIDMIHKIYGLESGTATVEHIQHLAMMPVWWSLALGACLGGNGSPIGASANVIVIGLSEKAGYKISFAQFLKYGVPVMILTVFLAMIYIYVRYFMLKWY, encoded by the coding sequence ATGTTCTGGACTGCAACCGCCATATTTCTGGTAGCTTACGCACTTATTATCTCTGAAAAAATCCATAAGACAAAGGTCGCTTTGTTTGGTGCAGCACTTACTTTGATCACCAAGGTTCTGCTTCAGCATGAAGCCTTTAATGATATGGATCTTGGTGTGGACTGGAATGTTATCTTTCTCCTCATCTCGATGATGGTGATTATTAACATCATGACCAAGACAGGAGTGTTTCAGTACGTCGCTATTAAATGTGCAAAAGTGGCCAAAGGCGAACCCTTTAGAATCATGATTCTTTTTGCAATTATTACCGCAGTTGGCTCTGCTTTTCTTGATAACGTCACCACGGTTCTGCTTCTGGTACCGGTTACCCTGCTGATCGCTGAACAATTGGAGATCAACCCGATTCCCTATCTGATTACCGAAGCTCTGGCGTCCAATATCGGCGGAACGGCAACCCTGATCGGCGATCCTCCGAATATTATGATCGCTTCCAAGGCTGGACTCAGTTTTATGGACTTCATCTATCATCTGACACCGGCAATTATCATTATTTTTCTTTTCTGGATGCTGGCCTGGAAAGTGCTCTTTGGGAAGCGCCTGCATGTGCGTGATGATCTCAAGAAAAGGGTTATGTCTCTGCAGGAAAGAGAACAAATAACCAACCCCGTCCTGTTGAAAAAATCGCTGTTTGTCCTCAGCCTGACGATTTTCGGGTTCATGTTACATGGGGTTTTCCATTATGAGCCGGCTACAGTTGCGTTGATGGGTGCGACAACGTTGTTGCTCATCTCCGGGGAAGAGCCACAGAGTATTCTTGCTGAAGTTGAGTGGCCGACGATCTTTTTTTTCATCGGTCTGTTCATCATTATTGGCGGCATCGTCAAGGTTGGATTGGTGGCGGATATGTCGCGTGCAATGATTGCTGTGACCAATCCTCAACCTGATAACATGACCATGCTGGCCATGGTGATGCTCTGGTTCTCAGCTATTTGCTCTGCTATTGTTGATAATATTCCCTTTGTGGCGACAATGAATCCTTTGCTTATCGATATGATTCATAAGATCTATGGTCTTGAGAGCGGGACAGCAACGGTTGAGCACATTCAGCATCTGGCAATGATGCCGGTCTGGTGGTCACTTGCTCTCGGGGCCTGTCTGGGGGGAAACGGTTCTCCTATCGGTGCTTCTGCGAATGTTATTGTGATCGGTCTGAGTGAGAAAGCCGGATATAAAATTTCCTTTGCGCAGTTTCTGAAATATGGTGTACCGGTTATGATTCTGACTGTTTTTCTGGCAATGATCTATATCTATGTGCGTTATTTTATGCTCAAATGGTATTAA
- a CDS encoding CBS domain-containing protein, whose amino-acid sequence MRTKLVLAKPDCDYKSLLCKIADAVPRLAYVVDENYKLLGIVSAVDLLKVILPSYMNLSLARSFTDGADFLQKQVERVKDKCAGDIMVKNFSFLHPHHQLLKADAMIAERGFNTLPVIDEDGKLLGEITRLDILVNLVNNCTDYNIDDKGLVDISLI is encoded by the coding sequence ATGAGAACGAAGCTGGTGCTTGCAAAGCCTGATTGTGATTACAAAAGCCTGCTGTGTAAAATTGCAGATGCTGTGCCGAGGCTGGCCTATGTTGTGGATGAAAATTACAAACTGCTCGGGATCGTATCTGCCGTAGACCTCCTGAAAGTGATTCTGCCTTCATATATGAATTTAAGTCTGGCACGCTCATTTACTGATGGAGCCGACTTTTTGCAAAAGCAGGTTGAGAGGGTTAAAGATAAATGCGCTGGCGATATTATGGTGAAAAATTTTTCATTTCTACACCCTCATCATCAACTCCTGAAAGCTGATGCCATGATTGCCGAAAGAGGGTTCAATACTTTGCCTGTCATTGATGAGGACGGTAAGCTTCTGGGAGAAATCACGCGACTGGATATCCTGGTAAACCTGGTGAATAACTGTACTGATTACAATATTGATGACAAGGGACTTGTCGATATCTCATTGATCTAA